Proteins from a genomic interval of Deltaproteobacteria bacterium:
- a CDS encoding response regulator has translation MGSDKNMKILIVDDFATMRKVIKNLLRQIGYQDVTEAEDGIHALKELKTQKIDFVISDWNMPNMTGIELLRAVRADSELSSLPFLMVTAESLKENVVEAVKAGVSNYIVKPFTAEVLNEKIKKIIEKQ, from the coding sequence ATGGGTTCTGATAAAAATATGAAAATATTGATAGTTGATGATTTTGCCACGATGAGAAAGGTCATTAAAAACCTTTTGAGACAGATTGGGTATCAAGATGTCACCGAGGCCGAAGACGGTATTCACGCCTTGAAGGAATTGAAAACGCAAAAGATAGATTTTGTCATCTCCGACTGGAACATGCCCAACATGACTGGCATTGAGCTTCTGAGGGCCGTAAGGGCGGATAGTGAACTAAGCAGTCTGCCATTTCTGATGGTTACTGCAGAGTCTCTCAAGGAAAACGTTGTGGAGGCGGTCAAGGCAGGTGTCAGTAACTATATTGTAAAACCCTTTACTGCCGAGGTCCTGAATGAAAAAATCAAAAAAATTATAGAGAAACAGTAG
- a CDS encoding chemotaxis protein CheA: MECDSLMNLIDGMASEFLFLETREIDIPTAGKLLNNLDDIIKEADDLKIAQLKRMASGLSSLLEKIILDSIEDKEAGFNILEKGISLLQEIGDSFRNTGGYEGDIDGFMGSIAALTGDHIADDVTEASKEESQPSEKAKVQDESLLRDFIIESLEYIDEIETNTLNLEQEPENKDHINAIFRPFHSIKGVAAFLNLEQIRDLAHDLETLLDQARNDELPMTSQAIDVVLDGADALKAMITRLRDDLEGKVPEPLDIDISALRKRVKAAQQGISDTEKTLKLGEILVEDGATTRESLEEGLKAAQAEPSKKIGEILIDEGKVSPKQVSQALRKQSKQAMDTATIRVDVKKLDDLIDMVGELVITQSMIRQNPIIQSNMDRKLAKDISQLSSITSELQRTSTSLRMVPIKQTFQRMSRLVRDLSRKVGKSIGVVMEGEDTDIDKNMVDEIYNPLVHMVRNAVDHGIESRKERIKSGKPEKGLVQLKAYHRGGSIVIEISDDGKGLDKDKILKKAIENGVINSSQGLSDQEIYKLIFHPGLSTAKEVTDVSGRGVGMDVVKQAVEKLSGKIEINSVYGKGTSIMTFFPLTMAIIDGITVRVGKERYIIPTGAIRQLLRPPRESYSNVVGRGEMINVMGDLMPLMRLHKFFGIECEHKNPWEAIVAVIEGEDKSECIMVDEIIGEEEVVIKGLGEGLKDIKGVSSGAIMGDGNVGLILDPEGLFELSEM, from the coding sequence ATGGAATGTGATTCTTTGATGAATTTGATTGACGGCATGGCCTCTGAATTTTTATTTCTCGAGACCAGGGAAATCGACATACCGACTGCGGGCAAGCTCCTTAATAATCTGGATGACATAATAAAAGAAGCAGATGACCTGAAGATAGCTCAGTTAAAGAGGATGGCCAGTGGATTGAGCAGTCTTCTGGAGAAGATCATCCTTGATAGTATAGAGGACAAAGAAGCGGGATTTAATATCCTTGAAAAAGGAATTTCCCTCTTGCAGGAGATTGGTGACAGTTTCAGGAATACCGGCGGTTATGAGGGTGATATCGATGGTTTTATGGGCTCAATTGCCGCACTTACAGGGGATCATATAGCGGACGATGTGACTGAGGCCTCTAAAGAGGAATCACAGCCTTCTGAAAAGGCCAAGGTTCAGGACGAGTCCTTGTTGAGGGATTTTATCATTGAGAGCCTGGAATACATCGATGAGATCGAAACCAACACATTGAATCTGGAACAGGAGCCTGAGAACAAAGATCACATCAATGCCATCTTCAGACCGTTTCATTCCATCAAGGGAGTAGCCGCTTTTCTTAATCTGGAACAGATCAGAGATCTTGCCCACGACCTGGAGACCCTTCTGGACCAGGCAAGAAATGACGAACTGCCCATGACTTCCCAGGCTATAGATGTAGTCCTGGATGGAGCCGATGCCCTGAAGGCAATGATCACCAGGTTGAGAGATGACCTGGAAGGAAAGGTGCCAGAACCCCTGGATATAGATATTTCCGCCTTAAGGAAGCGGGTAAAGGCTGCCCAACAGGGGATTTCGGATACAGAGAAGACGCTGAAATTGGGAGAGATACTGGTTGAGGATGGCGCCACAACGCGGGAGTCCTTGGAAGAGGGCCTGAAAGCTGCGCAGGCAGAACCCTCGAAAAAGATAGGGGAGATCTTGATAGATGAGGGTAAGGTCAGCCCGAAACAGGTATCTCAAGCCCTGAGAAAACAATCAAAACAGGCCATGGATACCGCTACGATAAGGGTAGATGTAAAGAAGCTGGATGATCTTATTGATATGGTCGGTGAATTGGTAATCACCCAGTCGATGATCAGGCAGAATCCTATTATTCAATCGAATATGGACAGAAAGCTGGCTAAGGACATCTCCCAACTATCCAGTATTACATCAGAACTCCAAAGGACATCCACCAGCTTGAGGATGGTGCCGATCAAGCAGACCTTTCAGAGGATGTCCCGCCTGGTAAGAGACCTCTCCAGAAAGGTCGGGAAATCGATTGGCGTCGTTATGGAGGGCGAGGATACTGACATAGACAAAAATATGGTGGACGAGATATATAACCCCCTTGTGCACATGGTACGAAATGCGGTGGATCACGGCATAGAGTCCAGGAAGGAAAGAATAAAATCGGGTAAACCCGAGAAAGGTCTGGTTCAACTCAAGGCCTATCATAGGGGCGGCAGTATTGTAATCGAGATATCTGATGACGGAAAGGGGCTGGATAAGGACAAGATACTGAAAAAGGCCATTGAAAATGGAGTTATTAACAGCTCGCAAGGCCTTTCAGATCAGGAGATATATAAGTTGATTTTTCATCCGGGTCTTTCCACTGCCAAGGAGGTAACGGATGTCTCGGGCAGGGGAGTCGGGATGGATGTGGTGAAGCAGGCGGTGGAAAAATTGTCAGGGAAGATAGAGATCAATAGTGTCTATGGCAAGGGAACCAGCATTATGACGTTTTTCCCCCTTACCATGGCCATTATTGACGGCATAACCGTGAGGGTGGGTAAAGAAAGATATATCATCCCTACGGGTGCTATCAGACAACTGCTGCGCCCTCCACGAGAATCTTACAGCAATGTGGTCGGCAGGGGTGAAATGATAAATGTAATGGGCGACCTAATGCCGCTGATGAGATTACATAAATTTTTTGGGATAGAGTGCGAGCATAAAAATCCATGGGAAGCCATAGTAGCGGTGATTGAAGGTGAAGACAAGTCTGAGTGCATCATGGTGGATGAGATTATTGGTGAAGAGGAAGTAGTGATCAAGGGCCTTGGCGAGGGCCTGAAAGATATCAAAGGGGTTTCCAGCGGCGCTATCATGGGAGACGGCAATGTAGGATTGATATTGGATCCGGAGGGTCTGTTTGAATTGAGTGAGATGTAG
- a CDS encoding chemotaxis protein CheX — protein MDVRFINPFLEATIDVLKTMAFIEPSPGRPYLKNDSLAIGDVSGIIGFTGAATGSMALSFSEGCILKIVSNMLDEDIKEINGDIKDAVGEITNMVSGAARKKLESLGLSISAAIPTVVAGKGHSVSHTMGGPSIIIPFETEQGPFVVDVCVGEMK, from the coding sequence ATGGATGTCAGATTTATCAATCCCTTTTTGGAGGCGACGATAGATGTCTTAAAGACCATGGCCTTTATTGAACCGAGTCCGGGCAGACCATATCTTAAAAATGACAGCCTGGCCATAGGCGATGTCTCAGGGATAATAGGTTTTACAGGGGCGGCAACCGGTTCAATGGCCCTGAGTTTTTCCGAGGGTTGTATATTGAAGATTGTATCAAATATGTTGGATGAAGATATCAAAGAGATAAATGGTGATATTAAGGATGCCGTTGGCGAGATCACAAATATGGTCTCAGGAGCGGCCAGAAAGAAGCTGGAATCGCTCGGCTTGAGTATTTCCGCTGCCATCCCCACTGTAGTCGCAGGCAAGGGTCACTCGGTCTCCCATACCATGGGCGGCCCCAGTATTATTATCCCCTTCGAAACAGAACAAGGGCCTTTTGTTGTTGATGTCTGTGTAGGTGAGATGAAATAA
- a CDS encoding DDE transposase — protein YGSKRGDELPEDLSTAEKRLAKIKEAKKYLEARKKAEAKKSKESHKKHGRKSQKPDDTVKPETKVNMTDSESRIQKTSKGYIQGYNAQAVATEDQIVIACDVVNEANDIHQLKPMLEQAQQNLSEIDVYAKTVLADAGYCSDDNLEYLESKDEINALVSTRKEQEMRKAESGSKNIRHRSDRYKAMDRNLQNPVSRYIYGFRKRIIEPVFGQMKHCQGFPGFLLRGLEKVKNEFTLWCSAHNILKLYRYGDRKTAI, from the coding sequence TATGGCAGCAAACGTGGTGATGAACTTCCTGAGGATTTGAGTACTGCAGAAAAAAGGCTTGCAAAGATCAAAGAGGCTAAAAAATACCTGGAAGCCAGAAAAAAGGCTGAAGCCAAAAAGAGCAAGGAGTCTCATAAGAAACACGGCAGAAAATCTCAAAAGCCTGACGACACAGTGAAGCCTGAAACCAAGGTCAATATGACCGATTCTGAGAGTCGTATTCAGAAGACGTCCAAAGGTTATATTCAAGGTTATAATGCTCAGGCCGTAGCTACAGAAGACCAGATAGTTATTGCCTGTGACGTGGTGAATGAGGCCAATGACATTCATCAGCTTAAACCTATGCTGGAGCAGGCACAGCAGAATCTTTCAGAAATAGATGTTTACGCAAAGACAGTCCTTGCTGACGCAGGGTATTGCAGTGACGATAATCTTGAATACCTGGAATCCAAGGATGAAATAAACGCTCTTGTTTCAACCCGGAAAGAGCAAGAGATGAGAAAGGCCGAATCCGGCTCCAAAAATATCAGGCACCGTTCCGACAGATACAAGGCCATGGACAGGAACCTCCAAAACCCAGTCAGTCGATATATTTATGGATTTCGCAAGCGAATAATTGAACCTGTATTTGGGCAGATGAAACATTGTCAGGGTTTCCCCGGCTTTCTCTTACGTGGACTTGAGAAGGTTAAGAACGAATTCACCTTATGGTGCAGTGCGCACAATATTTTGAAGCTATACAGATATGGCGACAGAAAAACGGCAATATGA